Proteins encoded in a region of the Oncorhynchus clarkii lewisi isolate Uvic-CL-2024 chromosome 18, UVic_Ocla_1.0, whole genome shotgun sequence genome:
- the LOC139372954 gene encoding myc box-dependent-interacting protein 1-like isoform X6, whose translation MAEEQGKTGKGINTGKLATSMQKRLSRAQEKVLQKLGKADETRDTAFEEGVANFNKQMAEGTKLQKDLRAYLAAVKTMHDASKRLQDCLADMYEPEWFGKEEVDTIAEEMIEKEMDYCMEETDILWSDYHDKLVDNSMIAMDNYLAQFPDIKARIAKRDRKMTDYDSARHHFGSLQKGKKQDQAKIAKAEEELGRAQKVFEEINVDLQDELPQLWNSRVGFYVNTFQSMAGYQQRFHKDMGKLNQDLNDVMTKLDEQRLANEAAAANHSVTPDAAPKTRPAPPGPAPVRPPPSPRPSLTPAPDTQQDIILFDGEALVPDANTTAPSQATAPSQATTPSQPQAASWDSWEPEPEHPPAAEEPQQNDDKESQETKAGWEEDKLAANQGGWGNDETGVAPSWDTEGTQASQACWDQDVTQTGHSQGGWGDNGAQVGEEAADAASDGQAGWGDAGAQAGWAEEPAADGQVGWAESGQTGWADSEQSTDTAVAAAAGAATTAVTNGSSEVLPAGVIYKVKAMHDYAATDGDELEMKAGDVVLVLAWENPDEQDDGWLMGVKESHWLENKDLLAKGVFPENFTQKL comes from the exons GTCCTTCAGAAGCTGGGTAAagctgatgagaccagggacACAGCGTTCGAGGAGGGTGTGGCTAACTTCAACAAGCAGATG GCCGAGGGCACCAAACTGCAGAAAGACTTGAGGGCCTACCTGGCAGCAGTTAAAA CCATGCATGATGCGTCCAAGCGTCTGCAGGACTGTCTGGCGGATATGTACGAGCCAGAGTGGTTTGGCAAGGAGGAGGTGGATACCATCGCAGAG gagatgatagagaagGAGATGGACTATTGCATGGAG GAGACAGACATCCTGTGGTCAGATTACCACGACAAGCTTGTGGACAATTCCATGATCGCCATGGATAACTATCTGGCCCAGTTTCCTGACATTAAG GCACGCATCGCTAAGCGGGACAGGAAGATGACCGACTACGACAGTGCGAGGCATCACTTTGGCTCCCTACAGAAGGGCAAGAAGCAGGACCAGGCCAAGATCGCCAAG GCAGAGGAGGAGTTAGGGAGAGCTCAGAAAGTATTTGAGGAGATCAACGTAGATCTGCAGGATGAGCTTCCACAGCTGTGGAACAG tcgtGTTGGCTTCTATGTTAACACATTCCAGAGTATGGCTGGATATCAGCAGAGGTTCCACAAAGACATGGGAAAG CTGAACCAGGACCTGAATGATGTCATGACCAAACTGGATGAGCAGAGGCTGGCCAA TGAGGCAGCCGCCGCCAACCACAGCGTTACCCCAGACGCTGCACCCAAG ACGAGGCCGGCGCCCCCTGGACCCGCCCCTGTACGCCCGCCCCCCAGCCCCAGACCCTCGTTGACTCCAGCTCCAGACACGCAACAGGACATAATCTTGTTCGATGGTGAAGCCCTGGTTCCCGACGCTAACACAACCGCACCGTCACAGGCAACCGCACCGTCACAGGCAACCACTCCGTCACAGCCGCAG GCGGCTTCCTGGGACTCATGGGAG CCTGAACCCGAGCATCCCCCTGCAGCGGAGGAGCCCCAGCAGAACGACGACAAAGAGTCCCAGGAGACCAAGGCCGGCTGGGAGGAAGATAAGCTTGCAGCCAACCAGGGTGGCTGGGGCAATGATGAGACTGGGGTCGCCCCGAGCTGGGATACTGAAGGGACACAGGCTTCTCAAGCATGCTGGGACCAGGATGTGACCCAGACTGGGCATTCTCAGGGTGGCTGGGGCGATAACGGGGCCCAGGTAGGGGAAGAGGCTGCAGATGCTGCCTCTGATGGACAGGCAGGCTGGGGTGATGCGGGTGCCCAGGCTGGGTGGGCAGAGGAGCCAGCTGCAGACGGGCAGGTGGGCTGGGCTGAGTCTGGGCAGACTGGCTGGGCTGACTCAGAGCAGAGC ACTGACACTGCTGTGGCAGCCGCTGCAGGGGCTGCAACT ACTGCGGTGACCAATGGGTCTTCTGAGGTGCTGCCGGCTGGAGTCATCTACAAG GTCAAAGCCATGCATGACTATGCTGCCACCGATGGAGACGAGCTGGAGATGAAAGCAGGAGATGTTGTGCTGGTCCTGGCCTGGGAGAATCCTGATGAGCAG gatgACGGCTGGCTCATGGGCGTGAAGGAATCTCATTGGCTGGAGAATAAAGACCTCTTGGCAAAAGGAGTCTTCCCTGAAAACTTTACCCAGAAGTTGTGA
- the LOC139372954 gene encoding myc box-dependent-interacting protein 1-like isoform X8 — translation MAEEQGKTGKGINTGKLATSMQKRLSRAQEKVLQKLGKADETRDTAFEEGVANFNKQMAEGTKLQKDLRAYLAAVKTMHDASKRLQDCLADMYEPEWFGKEEVDTIAEEMIEKEMDYCMEETDILWSDYHDKLVDNSMIAMDNYLAQFPDIKARIAKRDRKMTDYDSARHHFGSLQKGKKQDQAKIAKPMSLVEKAAPGWAQGILSAHQIAQTNLTRNQAEEELGRAQKVFEEINVDLQDELPQLWNSRVGFYVNTFQSMAGYQQRFHKDMGKLNQDLNDVMTKLDEQRLANEAAAANHSVTPDAAPKTDTAVAAAAGAATTAVTNGSSEVLPAGVIYKVKAMHDYAATDGDELEMKAGDVVLVLAWENPDEQDDGWLMGVKESHWLENKDLLAKGVFPENFTQKL, via the exons GTCCTTCAGAAGCTGGGTAAagctgatgagaccagggacACAGCGTTCGAGGAGGGTGTGGCTAACTTCAACAAGCAGATG GCCGAGGGCACCAAACTGCAGAAAGACTTGAGGGCCTACCTGGCAGCAGTTAAAA CCATGCATGATGCGTCCAAGCGTCTGCAGGACTGTCTGGCGGATATGTACGAGCCAGAGTGGTTTGGCAAGGAGGAGGTGGATACCATCGCAGAG gagatgatagagaagGAGATGGACTATTGCATGGAG GAGACAGACATCCTGTGGTCAGATTACCACGACAAGCTTGTGGACAATTCCATGATCGCCATGGATAACTATCTGGCCCAGTTTCCTGACATTAAG GCACGCATCGCTAAGCGGGACAGGAAGATGACCGACTACGACAGTGCGAGGCATCACTTTGGCTCCCTACAGAAGGGCAAGAAGCAGGACCAGGCCAAGATCGCCAAG CCGATGTCTCTTGTGGAGAAGGCTGCCCCAGGTTGGGCCCAGGGGATTCTGTCTGCTCATCAAATAGCCCAAACTAACCTGACCAGAAACCAG GCAGAGGAGGAGTTAGGGAGAGCTCAGAAAGTATTTGAGGAGATCAACGTAGATCTGCAGGATGAGCTTCCACAGCTGTGGAACAG tcgtGTTGGCTTCTATGTTAACACATTCCAGAGTATGGCTGGATATCAGCAGAGGTTCCACAAAGACATGGGAAAG CTGAACCAGGACCTGAATGATGTCATGACCAAACTGGATGAGCAGAGGCTGGCCAA TGAGGCAGCCGCCGCCAACCACAGCGTTACCCCAGACGCTGCACCCAAG ACTGACACTGCTGTGGCAGCCGCTGCAGGGGCTGCAACT ACTGCGGTGACCAATGGGTCTTCTGAGGTGCTGCCGGCTGGAGTCATCTACAAG GTCAAAGCCATGCATGACTATGCTGCCACCGATGGAGACGAGCTGGAGATGAAAGCAGGAGATGTTGTGCTGGTCCTGGCCTGGGAGAATCCTGATGAGCAG gatgACGGCTGGCTCATGGGCGTGAAGGAATCTCATTGGCTGGAGAATAAAGACCTCTTGGCAAAAGGAGTCTTCCCTGAAAACTTTACCCAGAAGTTGTGA